The genomic interval TCGGTGATGGCGCCCTTGTGGTAGCCGACGTCGACGACGAAGATTGCGTCAGGCACGCCGCCCAGGTCCTTGATGCCGCCGATCGATTTCTGCAGCTTGATCATTTCGCGCGAGAACATCAGCGCTTCTTTTTTCGACAGCTTCTCGACCGAACCGTCTTCCACTTGCGCTTCCATGTCTTTCAGGCGCTTGATCGAGGTCTTGATGGTCTTGAAGTTGGTCAGCATGCCGCCCAGCCAACGCTGGTCGACGTAAGGAACGCCGGCGCGCTGTGCTTCAGCAGCGATGATGTCGCGTGCCTGGCGCTTGGTGCCGACCATCAGGATGGTGCCGCGGTTCGACGAAATCTGCTTGATGGTCTTCATCGCATCCTGGTACATCGCCATGGTTTTTTCCAGGTTGATGATGTGGATCTTGTTGCGATGACCAAAGATGAACGGTGCCATCTTCGGGTTCCAGAAACGGGTCTGGTGGCCGAAGTGAATACCGGCTTCCAGCATTTCGCGCATAGTAACGGACATGTAATTCTCCAGGGTTAAGTCTTGAATAACGGCCAGTCACCCTATGGGCACCCTTGTCGGCCGCATTCGCGATTTGAA from Massilia sp. Se16.2.3 carries:
- the rpsB gene encoding 30S ribosomal protein S2, whose translation is MSVTMREMLEAGIHFGHQTRFWNPKMAPFIFGHRNKIHIINLEKTMAMYQDAMKTIKQISSNRGTILMVGTKRQARDIIAAEAQRAGVPYVDQRWLGGMLTNFKTIKTSIKRLKDMEAQVEDGSVEKLSKKEALMFSREMIKLQKSIGGIKDLGGVPDAIFVVDVGYHKGAITEAGKLGIPVIGVVDTNHSPEGVTHVIPGNDDSSKAITLYARGVADAILEGRANATNEVVEMVKAGGDDFVEVSEQA